CATTTTTGAGTCCTTCAAGCAAGTATTCTGAATCGATTTTTTTCCTTACAGGAGGAGCAGTTTTAAGAATTGGGCCAATCTTATCTAAATCATCTTCGTTAAAGATAAGATAGTGAGGGCAAGTCTCCGTTGTAATATCAACACCTTCTTCTTTAGCCATCTCTATTAATTTTAGACCTAAACTTGTAGAAAGGTGAACAATGTGTAGTTTGTTCTTAATTTCTTTTGCAAGTGCAATACTTCTTAAAATTGCAATCGCCTCAGCTTCATAATTTCTTGCAATAGTCCATGCTTTTGGGTCTACTCTATTAGTTTCATACATTTTTTTGGTAAAATAATCTACTAATTCAAGATCTTCTGCATGAACTCCAACAACAAGATCGTTTATTTTTGCTTCATTAAAAACTTTTGCCAACTCTTCCGTATTTAGGCTAGGGTAAGTTTTCATTCCAGAGATTGTATAGACCTTTAAACCTACAACACCTTCTTTAGCAAGATCTTTAATTGTCTGGGCATATTCATTTGTTGCGATTTGGTCTTTTCTTACACCACCCCAAAATGCAAAATCAACAAAAGCTTTTTTAGATACAATTTCCAGTTTATAGAATAGGTTTTTTAGATTAGTTACTTCGGGTATTGAAGTGCAAGGCATATCAATAATTGTTGTAACTCCACCTTTAGCTGCACTCATTGAACCAGTATAAAAATCTTCTCTTTCAGTATAGCCTGGATCATCAAAATGGACATGCGCATCAATAAAACCAGGAAATGCAACTAAATTTGTTGCATCAATAATTTCAGTTTCTTTAGAATCAATTTTTCTTACGTTGATTGGTTGAACTTCCTTAATTTTGCCTTCTTCAATCAAAATATCGACTTGCTCAAGTTTGTTTCCTTCTTTTATAATATTAGCGTTCTTAATAATCATTGTTATGCCTCTCATTAAACAAATAGGTCAACAAAAGTAAACTTTTCAACATCAACAAGGCCTGAATCAGTGATTTTCAATTTTGGGATAACAGCAAGAGACATAAACGCTAATGCCATAAAAGGATCGGGGTGAGATATGCCTAATTCTGAATGGGCAATTCTATGCAGTTCAGTTATCTTTTTTGCAACTTCATGGACGCTCATGTTTGTCATCAAGCCACCATACGGGAGGGCAATATAATCTAAAACTTGTCCATCCTTTGCAAGGGCAATACCCCCACCAATTGATTCAAGTTCGCTAACGGTAAGGAGCATATCTTTATCATTTACTCCTGCAACTATAATATTGTGGGAGTCGTGGGCAATAGACGTAGCAAAAGCACCGTATTTTAGTCCTAATCCTTTTAAAAATGCTACGCTTACTTTTCCAGTTGCTTTGTGTCTTTCAAAGACTGCTATTTTTATAATATCTCTTTCAGTGTCAGATACAACTAAGCCATTTTCTATTTTTGGTTCATAAATGAGTTCATCTGTCACTACTGAATCTGGCTTTATACTTATTACCCGTATTTTTTTATTCCTTCCTTCCACTTTTAACTGTTCAAAAGTTGCAGTTTTTAAATTTATTGTATTCTTAACAGCATTATCGTGCTTTGGTTCTTCAACTTCAAACAGTGGATTACCTTCCTTTGCTACAAGTTTGCCTTTTTTAAAAACTAATTCAATTTTTTGGAGATCTTTAAACACAACTAAATCTGCAACAAAACCAGGAGCAACTCCACCTAAGCGTCTAAAACCAAAAAATAGAGATGGGTTAAGCGTTGCAAATCTCACTGCTTGTGGTAGCGGAATTCCATTTTTTACAAGTAAGTTTATTGCAAAATTAATGTGCCCTTCTGATATTAGATCTTCAGGGTGTTTATCATCCGTGCATAATAAGATCCTATGTTTAGTTTCATTACTTATTATAGGAAGTAAATTTAGCGTATCTCTTGTTACAGATCCTTCCCTAATCATTATCCACATTCCATGTGCTAATTTTTCCAAGGCTTCTTCTTTTGTTGTGCATTCATGATCAGCAAGAACTCCACTTGATAGATAAGCATTTAAATCGTATCCGCTTAAAGTTGGTGCATGGCCGTCGATAAGTCCGTCATGAAAAAGTAAAATTTTCTGAAGTACTTCATAGTCTTTATTAATTACACCTGGATAATTCATCATTTCTGCAAGGCCAAGAATTCTATCCTTCCCTTTTAAAATTGCAAGATCTTCAGCGTAAAGTGTTGCTCCAGAAGTTTCAAGATTCGTTGCGGGAACACAGCTTGAAAGCATAAAGTAAATGTCAATAGGAAGATCTTTTGAAGAGTTAACCATAAATTGAATCCCAGAAATTCCAGCAACATTTGCAATTTCATGTGGATCAACAACCGCAGTAGTTGTCCCAAGTGGAATCACTGCCTTAGCAAATTCGGGAGGTATAAGCATTGTGCTTTCAATATGCATATGGGAGTCTATAAATCCTGGAGCAACATAACGACCTTCTATATCATAAACAGTTGTAGCTTCTTCATAATTTCCCACTCCAGCAATAAAACCATCTGAAACAGCAATATTTCCTTTTTCTATGGATTCATTGAATACGTTTATTATATTTGCATTTTTAATTAAAATATCTGCAGGTTTTTTCCTCCTTGCAACATCAATAATATTTGTCAGAGTTTTCGTATCCATAATCTTAGAATTTCCTCCAAAATTCTTTTGCTACTTCTTTTGATTTCATAGTTATTTCTTTTTCGTCAAGTTCTTTCAGATGACGATTACTAACAAGTTGTTTTCCATGCACAAAAACATCTTTAACTGAGTTTTCCCTTATTCCAAAAATTAAGTGATAATAGAAATTCTTATCGTTTACTTCAGTTGGAGGTTTGTAGTCTAATACAACCAAGTCTCCATAAGCACCACGATCAATTGTACCTACTTTTGCTTTAAAGAATCTATTTGCAATTTTTGGATTATTTTCAAAAAGCATTCTGTAAGCAAGATCGCTACCCACTCTTGGATCTTTGTAAGCCAATTTTGGTAGTATATGAGCAACTTTCACTGATTCTATCATTGAAGGAGTATATCCATCTGTTCCTAAACCTATCAAAATACCTTTTTTATCCATCTCCAATATAGGGGCAACTCCTACTCCATTATTCATGTTTGACTCAGGATTATGTATTACTGTGGTTTTTGTTTCTTTCAAGATATCCATTTCTTTTTCGTTAATATTTATGCAATGAACAGCAAGAGTCCCATCTTTTAAAATACCAAACTTGCTTAATCTTTCAACAGTCCTAATTCCACTTGTTTTTAATGCGTGTTCAAGGTCTTCAATTCCTTCTGCTACATGTATATGAAAACCAACACCGAGACTTTTTCCAATTTCACCAACACTTTCTAATGTGGAGTCCTTAAGGGTAAAAGAAGCATGTAGTCCAAACAAGGCATTAAAAAAATCTTCGTTTTTACTCTTCTTAATGTATCTAATATTTTCTTGGATAGATTCTTTACTTAAACTCTCTCCCCATCTGTCAGAAGTTTCATAGGCCAATACTCCTCTTATTTGAGCGTCTTTTAAAGCTTTCTCAACTATATCAAGGGAACCATTAATTAAACCAAAAGAGGCGTGGTGATCTATTACTGTGGTAGTTCCTGCTTTTAGGCCTTCTATTGCTGGAAGTAAGGCACTATAATAAATTTCTTCTTCAGTTGTAAGTAGTTTATCAAGTTTCCACCAGATTTGTTCAAGTATTTCTTGAAAGGTATATGGACTTGCGCCATTAAATCCAAAGCCTCTTGCAAAAGTGCTGTAAAGATGCATATGTGTGTTAATTAATCCTGGAACAAGAAAATTTCCATCAAGATCAAATAGCTCTGCGTTTTTATACTTGCTGAGCATTGCAAAAGAACTACCAAAGTCAACAATTTTGCCTTCCTCAATAACTACTGCACCATTTACTATAAAAGGTTCGCTATGGTTAAAGGTGACAATATTTCCATTGTAAAGGATTTTCATTTTTCCTCCTTTAAAGAATTTCTATATTATAATCTGAAACAGAAACTCTTAAATCCCTTTTTAGGAAATCCACGATTTTTGAAAGTGTGCTTAATAAGTATGGCGCCTCATTATTCACACTAACAATTGTAAGAGAAACATCTTTCCAACTATCGTTATTTTCTTCTGCTATGGCAACATTGAAATTATTCCTTATTTTTGCAGTTAAACTCTGGACCACTTGTCTCTTTTGCTTCAAAGAGGCAGAGTTAAATACAACTAAATTTATATTACAAATCCCCACATGCATTAAAAGTAAGCAGTTTCTGTATCTTTATCGAAGACATGAATATTTCTTACATCTACAAATAATTCAATTGTATCACCCATTTTATAAGAAGTGTTTGCAGAGGCTCTTGCAACAGAAAGTGAACCGTTTAATCTAAAATGTAAAAATGTTTCTGAGCCCATGACTTCAACAAAATCAATTGGTGCCTTCAATACTTGAACATTACCCTTTTGAGATTCAATGAGTTCTTCTTTTGGGAAGATATCTTTAGGTCTAATGCCTAAAATTACTTCTCTACCTTGAATATTCGCATTTTTAAGTATTGCTGCAAAATCCTTAGGAACTGTGAGTGAAAAATCAGAACCTCTTAAAACAATATTTTCTTCCTCTTGTTCAACTCTAACATTAAAGAAGTTCATTGGAGGAGTTCCAACAAAACCAGCTACAAACTTATTTGCAGGATGATCGAACACTTCTTTTGGAGTTCCTATTTGCTGTACAACTCCTTTGTTTATTACTACAACTCTATCTCCAAGAGTCATTGCTTCAACCTGGTCGTGTGTGACATAAACTGTTGTAACCCCAAGTCTTTCATGGAGTTTTATTAGTTCTCCTCTTGTCTGAACTCTTAATTTGGCGTCAAGGTTTGAAAGTGGTTCATCCATGAGATATACTTTTGGGTCTCTAACAATTGCACGAGCAAGTGCAACTCTTTGTCTCTGTCCACCGGAAAGTTCTTTTGGTTTTCTGTTAAGGAGATTATCAATACCAAGCATTTCGGAGACTTCTTTGACTTTTTTTTCAATCACTGCTTTAGGCACTTTTCTCAATTCAAGTCCAAATGAAATATTTTTAAATACATTCATGTGAGGATATAAGGCATAGTTCTGGAACACCATTGCGATATCTCTGTCTTTAGGGGGTACATCATTTACAAGTCTATCTCCAATGTACACTTCTCCAGACGTTACCTCTTCAAGACCAGCAATAATCCTAAGTGTTGTAGTTTTTCCACAGCCCGATGGACCAAGTAAAACTAAGAATTCTCCATCTTTTACATCTATATTTACATTATCGACAGCGATGACATTACCGAATCTTTTTACAACGTTTACCAATCTTACTTCTGCCATAGATTCACCTCTCATTTTTTATATTTTGTAATAAATTCGGATTTTGTATAATATTATAGTATATTAATAACAAAAAACAAATAAAAGAGGAAAAATGGACAACAAGATTTTTTTGTGGTTGCACATGCATCAACCTGATTATCAGGAAAGCATAACAAACAAAATAATTCTGCCTTGGGTTAGAAGGCATTCTTTAAATGGGTATTATTCAGTGCCTAAGTTGTTAAAAGATTCAAGTTTTAAAGCTAACATTAATTTTTCTGGCATTCTTTTAGAACAGTTAAAAAGATACATAGATGGCGAAAAGGACTATTTTCAGATTCTTGAAGAAAAAGACCCAGAATATCTCTCGCCAAGTGAAAAACAGTTTATTTTTTTAAAATTTAACGTGCCAATAACTTTTAAAAATGAAACTTTCCTTAAGTTAAAGGAAAAAATTAAATACAGAGAAAAGCTAACTAATAGCGAGATTTTAGACTATCAGACAATTTTTAAACTTTCTGCCTTTTCTCCTTTAGATGAAGAGGTCATAGAATTAAGGAAGAAAGGGAGCAATTTTACAAAAGATGATAAAAAAACTCTTATAAACTTAGAGACAAGAATTATTAGAGAATTATTTGGGCTTTACATAGGATTACTTAAAAGGAAACAAATAGAAATTACTGTTACTCCGTTTCATCACCCTATACTTCCTCTGCTACTTGATATTAACTCAGCAAAAAAGAGTAAGGAAACGGCAATTGTTCCTGATATAGTAACTGGTTTTATTAATGATGCAAACTGGCATATAAAACAGTCAATTAAAATAGCAGAAGAGATTTTTGGGATAACTCCTCAAGGAATGTGGCCAGCAGAAGGAAGTATATCAGACGAAACAATCGACCTTCTTAAAGAGAATGGCATTAAATGGATAGGAAGTGATGAATTACTTGTGAAACCTTTTAATCTAAGTCAGGGTATTTATTCCTATAAAGATATGACCTTGTTTTTACGAAACCACTCTGTTTCAGACAAGATTGGGTTTGTTTATAATAAGATGAAACCACCTGAAGCAATAAATGATTTGAAGAATGAAGCTAAAATGAATAAAAAATTAATACTTATCCTTGATGGAGAAAATCCATGGGAATATTTTCCCGATTACGGTATTGATTTCTTGAAATCGTTTTTTGGAAGTTTTAAAGAAACTGATACACTTCTTGGAAGCGAAGGAGTGGCCTCTGTGAAATTGAGTAATATCAAACCAGGTTCTTGGATTAATGGATATTTCGATACATGGGTCGGTGATGAAGAATCAAATACTGCCTGGATGCATCTTACCGAAGTGAGAAATGAAGTATCAAAAAATGATCTCTTGAATGAGATTTATCGAGCAGAAGCAAGTGACTATTTTTGGTGGTATTCAGATTTTCATAAAAACGAGGTAGGTTTTGAGTTTGACTCACTTTTTAGAAGCAGATTAATTAAATCATTACTTTTGGAAGGAAAAGAAGTTAAAGATTTTTTGTTATTTCCAATTAAAAGAAGATAGGAGGTTTAAATGCCAGAATTAAGAAGAGACCCTACAACTGGAAAATGGGTAATTATAGCAACAGAAAGAGCATTGAGGCCAACTGATTTTAAAAGTGAAGAAGATACAGTAAAAGGACCTGAAGGTTGTCCTTTTTGTGAAGGTAATGAAAGCATGACACCGCCTGAGATAGTTGCGGATAGAAAAGAGGGAACTTTACCAAACTCACCTGGTTGGTTCGTTAGGACCATTCCCAATAAGTATCCTGCATTAAAAGTAGAAGGTGAGTTAAACAGGCATGGATTGGGTATTTACGATATGATGAACGGAGTTGGGGCACACGAAGTAATTGTTGAATCCACAAGCCATTATGATTCTTTTAGTACTCTTCCGCTTGATCAAGTTGAAAGGATACTTTGGATGTTTAGAGAGAGAATGCTTGATTTAAGAAAAGACACTCGTTTGAAATACATCCTTATTTTTAAAAACAAAGGGAAAAAGGCTGGTGCATCCTTAGAGCATCCACATTCTCAACTTATTGCTACACCTGTTTTACCTGATGTTGTGAAATTGGAAATGGATATGGCTCTTAAATACTACCAATACAAGGAAAGATGTATATACTGTGATATTGTAGAAAACGAATTGGAAAATACAGAAAGGATCATTGATTCAAACGAGAAATTTGTTTCTTTTGTTCCTTTTGCAGCAACTGTGCCTTTTGAAATTATGATTTTACCAAGAGAACATATCTCTGATTTTAGTCAAATTAAATCGGCAGAGATTAAACTACTTGCAAAAACTTTACAAAATTCGCTTAAGATGTTAGAAAAGGCCGTCAAAAATGTTCCTTATAATCTTTATATCCATACTTCACCGTTAGATAATTTGAATATTTCATACTACCATTTCCATATACATATTGTGCCAAGACTTACTCAACTTGCCGGTTTTGAATGGGGCTCTGGCTTTTATATTAATCCAATGGTTCCAGAGCAAGCAGCAGAATTCTTACGTAAAGCTAAGGAGGAAAACATATGAAAATCGCAATAGTATCAAGTGAAGCAGTTCCTTTTTCTAAAACGGGCGGTTTAGCAGATGTTGCAGGTGCACTATTTAAGGTATTCTCAAATATGGGGGAAGAAACATACCTTTTTTCGCCCTATTACAAAAAAACAAAAGAGACTTTTAAAGACCCAGTAGACAAATTTGATTTTTCTGTAGAGATTGATGGAAAAAAGGTAAAAGGTTTTGCGAATATTTTTAAACTATACGACAACGGAAATGCAATTTTGATTGAACAAGATGAATATTTTGAAAGAGATGGACTTTATGGTGAAAGAGGGGTTGATTACATTGACAATGCCTTAAGATTTGGCTTCTTTAATAAGGCTGTTCTTGAAACCATTATCTTATTAGATCTAAAACCCGATATTTTACACTTGAACGATTGGCAAACTGGACTTTTGCCATTATTCATAAAAGATAGAGGTTTGAAATTAAAGACTTTATTTACCATTCATAATCTTGCATACCAGGGCAATTTTGAAAGTGATTATTTAGAAAAATTAAGAATTGATCCAAAATATTTTACAATTGATGGAGTAGAATTCTATGGGTCGCTAAGTTTTATGAAAACAGGGATCGTGTTTGCAGATAAAATAAGCACTGTGAGCCCAACATATGCAAAAGAAATCCTCACTAAAGAGTTTGGAGAAAGGTTGGAAGGAATCCTTTCAACTAGAAAAAAAGACTTAATAGGAATACTTAACGGAATTGATACCGATATTTGGAATCCAGAAACCGACACCTTTATTTATAAGAATTTTAACAAACAAACACTTGAATTGAAAGAAGACAACAAAATACAGTTTTTAAATGAAATAGGTTTGCAAAATTTAGAATTCCCTCTTTTTGGAATGGTTAGTAGACTTGCATCACAAAAAGGAGTTGATATACTTACTGAAGCTCTTACTAAACTCTTGAAGGAAAACATAAACGTTGTAATTCTTGGAACAGGTGAAAAACCTTTGGAAGAAAAACTAAAAACTTTAAGTGAACTTTTCCCAGAAAAATTTAAACTATTCCTTACATTTGACGAAAGCCTTGCACACAAAATCTATGCTTCTTCAGACTTCTTCCTTATGCCATCAAAATACGAGCCATGTGGCTTAGGTCAGATGATAGCATTAAGATATGCAACGCTTCCAATTGTGCATGAAACAGGGGGGTTGAAAGATACTGTCGATAACTTCTCAGAGATAACAGGTTGTGGAAATGGTTTTTCCTTTGAAGAATATTCAGGAGAAGAGCTAGAAAAATTAACTATGTATGTAATTAATCTCTTTAAAAATAAAGACATGATGATGAAATTAAAGAGAGTTGCTATGGATTGTAACTTTTCATGGGAAAATTCTGCAAAACAATATTTAAAACTTTACGAGGAAATAAGGAATGAAAATTAAATTTGGGACATCTGGCTGGAGAGGAATAATTGCAGACGATTTCACTTTTGAGAATGTTAAATTTGCAGTTTACGGAATAGTTAAGTATCTTAAAGAGATTGAAGGTAAAAGTGTTATTGTGGGATATGATACGCGCTTTCTTTCGGAAGATTTTGCAAAATCTGCAGCTGAAATTATTGCATATAATGGTATAAAAGTGCTGTATTCACAAGGTGATATCCCAACTCCTGTTGTATCTTATGAAGTTATAACTAAAAAATTAGATGGCGGCTTGAATTTTACCGCATCCCACAACGATTATATGTATAATGGGCTAAAATTCTCAAACAAAATTGGAGAACCTGCTCTACCCGAAGAAACTCAAAAAATTGAGAAATATATTGATGAGGCATTCTCAAAAAACACAAAAATAAATTCATTAAAATTTGACGAAGCTTTGGATTCTCACTTGATAGAGATTTTAACCAAAACAGATTATATTTCTGATCTTAAGAAGCTTATAGATGTTGATAAAATAAAAGCTAAAAATCTTAAGGTTGTTTATGAACCTTTTTTTGGCACCGGAAGAAGATTTGTCCCTGAACTACTTTCAAATATTACAGATTTCACAATGATTCACGGAATTAGAGACCCCTTTTTTGGTAAAATTCACCCAGAACCAATAGAGGCAAATTTGAAAGAACTTTCTGAAGAAGTCTTGAATGTAAAGGCAGATATAGGTATTGCAACAGATGGTGATGCAGATAGATTTGGTTTTATAGATAAAGATGGAAGTTTTATTCCTCCAAACATAATACTCTCCATTATTTATTATTATTTACTTAAAGTTCGTGGGATGCAGGGGAATGTTGTAAGAACAGTTTCAACAACATCATTACTTGATAGAATTGCAAGAAAAAATGGTTTTGATGCTATTGTTACACCTGTTGGTTTTAAATACATTGGTGAAGCGCTTTATGAAGGTAAGGCAATTTTTGGAGGAGAAGAAAGTGGCGGTGCATCACTTAAAGGTTGGCTTACTGAAAAAGACGGAATACTTATAAATGGTTTGGTGTTGGAAATTGTATCACATTTCGGGAAAACCCTAAAAGAACTACAGAACGACCTATTCAGAGAATTTGGTGAAGTGGACAACAATAGAATTGACATTGCTTTTGATGAAAGCTTGAAAGAAAAAGCGAATAATTTACTTAAAGATTACATTGTTAAAAATAAAGACTTTTTGGATTATAAAGAAATTGATGAAACTGATGGAATAAAAATATCTTTTAAAGATGAAAGTGGTATCTTATTCAGATTTTCAGGCACAGAACCCAAGTTAAGAATCTACTGTGAGAGTGATTCCTTGGAGAAACTATATAACTTGAATAATTTAGCAAACAAAATATTTAATTTAGCAATGGAGGGTACATGATAGTTGATTTTACCAATGTATTAGAAGAAAATGTAGGAAAGTTTGGTATTAGAAAAGATGAAATAGTTAATAATAGCGATTTTTTATTTAGAATTAAAGAAAATGTTATAAGAAAAGAATTATCTAGTTATTACCCCTTGGTATTGGTTGACACAATGCAAAAAAGTTTGCAGGAAATAAAAGAGTATGCAAAGTCAGTTAGAGAACAATTTGATAATTTAGTTGTTGTTGGAATGGGCGGATCTGTTGTTGGTAATGAACTATTGCACTTTGGATTATCGAATATCTATACAAATTTAGAAAATACTAAAAAAATATTTTTTATAGACAATATAGATGCCGATACCAACCTTACGCTTCTTTCAAATCTTGACTTAAAAAAGACTTTTTTTAATTTTATCACGAAATCTGGTTCTACTTCTGAGACGCTTTTGAATCTGCTTCTCATTTTTGATTTTCTAAAACAACGGAATCTTGATATCAAAAAACATGTATTATTTACTACGGATCCTGAAAAAGGTTTTTTAAGAACGTTAGCAAAAGAATTTGATATAAAAGCCTTCCCTATAGACCCTCTTGTTGGGGGTCGATACTCTGTTTTATCTTCCGTTGGTCTGTTCTCTACTGCCTTCGAAGGCTTTGATATTGAAAAATTGCTATATGGAGCCAAAAAAAAGAAAGAGCATTTTGAAACATCGGATGTTTTAGAAGAGGCTGCTTTAATTTTGCCATTTGTGCAATATAAATTATTTAAAGAGCATAATGTAAATATAAATGTGCTATTCTCTTATTCAGATAGCCTTGAATATTTGGGTAAGTGGTATGAGCAGCTTATCGCTGAAAGCATAGGTAAAAAGTTTTCAAAAGAAGGTGATGTTGTAAATGTTGGTATTACCCCGGTTGTAGCAAGAGGTGCATATCACCAGCATTCCACTTTGCAACTTTTTATTGAAGGTCCTTATGATAAATTGGTAATCTTTGTTTTTCCTGAAGAAAAAAACAAAAATTATAAAATTAAAGGAAGTGAATTTATTCAAAAAGAGGATGTAGAATTTCTTTTGAATAAGAACTATTCTGAATTACTTAAGCAAGAATACTATGCAACAAAAGCAGCGTTAACTGAGGCAGGTAAACCAAATTTATCAATTGAAGTTTCTACAATTGATGAAGAATCATTGGGTGAACTCTTATATTTCTTTGAATTAGAAGTGCTATCATTAGGAGAAATGCTTAATATAAATCCTGTTGATCAGCCAGGTGTTGAATTAGGAAAGAAATTTACCCATGCACTTATGAACGACAAAAAATACTCTGAGTATTTAAGTCAATTAGAGAAATACAAGAATTTTAAAAAATTCGTACTATAAATAAGAGGCTGCAATGAAAAAAAATTTTATATTAGCATTAGTTTTAGTTGTATTAGGTTCTTTTATTGCTGGGTATTTCATAGGTTTTAAGTACCCAATTGGGGTTAGCACTACTTCTCAACATATTCTTCTTACAAGAATTGCTGATTATTTATTGTCTGATTTTTATAAACCTATCACTGAGGAACAATTAATAAAAGGGATGGTAAATTCACTTTCCGAT
This genomic stretch from Caldisericaceae bacterium harbors:
- the allB gene encoding allantoinase AllB encodes the protein MIIKNANIIKEGNKLEQVDILIEEGKIKEVQPINVRKIDSKETEIIDATNLVAFPGFIDAHVHFDDPGYTEREDFYTGSMSAAKGGVTTIIDMPCTSIPEVTNLKNLFYKLEIVSKKAFVDFAFWGGVRKDQIATNEYAQTIKDLAKEGVVGLKVYTISGMKTYPSLNTEELAKVFNEAKINDLVVGVHAEDLELVDYFTKKMYETNRVDPKAWTIARNYEAEAIAILRSIALAKEIKNKLHIVHLSTSLGLKLIEMAKEEGVDITTETCPHYLIFNEDDLDKIGPILKTAPPVRKKIDSEYLLEGLKNGTLDFVTTDHAGGIFPKEKSQDSIFDNYAGIPGVQTRFNALFTFGYSSGKLTLEDLVRVLAKNPAKRFNLNSKGEIKVGFDADIVLVNPFESYIFDAERDLLCKNKYSPFNGFEFKGVIEKT
- the ade gene encoding adenine deaminase, with protein sequence MDTKTLTNIIDVARRKKPADILIKNANIINVFNESIEKGNIAVSDGFIAGVGNYEEATTVYDIEGRYVAPGFIDSHMHIESTMLIPPEFAKAVIPLGTTTAVVDPHEIANVAGISGIQFMVNSSKDLPIDIYFMLSSCVPATNLETSGATLYAEDLAILKGKDRILGLAEMMNYPGVINKDYEVLQKILLFHDGLIDGHAPTLSGYDLNAYLSSGVLADHECTTKEEALEKLAHGMWIMIREGSVTRDTLNLLPIISNETKHRILLCTDDKHPEDLISEGHINFAINLLVKNGIPLPQAVRFATLNPSLFFGFRRLGGVAPGFVADLVVFKDLQKIELVFKKGKLVAKEGNPLFEVEEPKHDNAVKNTINLKTATFEQLKVEGRNKKIRVISIKPDSVVTDELIYEPKIENGLVVSDTERDIIKIAVFERHKATGKVSVAFLKGLGLKYGAFATSIAHDSHNIIVAGVNDKDMLLTVSELESIGGGIALAKDGQVLDYIALPYGGLMTNMSVHEVAKKITELHRIAHSELGISHPDPFMALAFMSLAVIPKLKITDSGLVDVEKFTFVDLFV
- the ssnA gene encoding putative aminohydrolase SsnA, translated to MKILYNGNIVTFNHSEPFIVNGAVVIEEGKIVDFGSSFAMLSKYKNAELFDLDGNFLVPGLINTHMHLYSTFARGFGFNGASPYTFQEILEQIWWKLDKLLTTEEEIYYSALLPAIEGLKAGTTTVIDHHASFGLINGSLDIVEKALKDAQIRGVLAYETSDRWGESLSKESIQENIRYIKKSKNEDFFNALFGLHASFTLKDSTLESVGEIGKSLGVGFHIHVAEGIEDLEHALKTSGIRTVERLSKFGILKDGTLAVHCININEKEMDILKETKTTVIHNPESNMNNGVGVAPILEMDKKGILIGLGTDGYTPSMIESVKVAHILPKLAYKDPRVGSDLAYRMLFENNPKIANRFFKAKVGTIDRGAYGDLVVLDYKPPTEVNDKNFYYHLIFGIRENSVKDVFVHGKQLVSNRHLKELDEKEITMKSKEVAKEFWRKF
- a CDS encoding DUF503 domain-containing protein — protein: MHVGICNINLVVFNSASLKQKRQVVQSLTAKIRNNFNVAIAEENNDSWKDVSLTIVSVNNEAPYLLSTLSKIVDFLKRDLRVSVSDYNIEIL
- a CDS encoding ABC transporter ATP-binding protein, giving the protein MAEVRLVNVVKRFGNVIAVDNVNIDVKDGEFLVLLGPSGCGKTTTLRIIAGLEEVTSGEVYIGDRLVNDVPPKDRDIAMVFQNYALYPHMNVFKNISFGLELRKVPKAVIEKKVKEVSEMLGIDNLLNRKPKELSGGQRQRVALARAIVRDPKVYLMDEPLSNLDAKLRVQTRGELIKLHERLGVTTVYVTHDQVEAMTLGDRVVVINKGVVQQIGTPKEVFDHPANKFVAGFVGTPPMNFFNVRVEQEEENIVLRGSDFSLTVPKDFAAILKNANIQGREVILGIRPKDIFPKEELIESQKGNVQVLKAPIDFVEVMGSETFLHFRLNGSLSVARASANTSYKMGDTIELFVDVRNIHVFDKDTETAYF
- the galT gene encoding galactose-1-phosphate uridylyltransferase, with product MPELRRDPTTGKWVIIATERALRPTDFKSEEDTVKGPEGCPFCEGNESMTPPEIVADRKEGTLPNSPGWFVRTIPNKYPALKVEGELNRHGLGIYDMMNGVGAHEVIVESTSHYDSFSTLPLDQVERILWMFRERMLDLRKDTRLKYILIFKNKGKKAGASLEHPHSQLIATPVLPDVVKLEMDMALKYYQYKERCIYCDIVENELENTERIIDSNEKFVSFVPFAATVPFEIMILPREHISDFSQIKSAEIKLLAKTLQNSLKMLEKAVKNVPYNLYIHTSPLDNLNISYYHFHIHIVPRLTQLAGFEWGSGFYINPMVPEQAAEFLRKAKEENI
- the glgA gene encoding glycogen synthase GlgA, with amino-acid sequence MKIAIVSSEAVPFSKTGGLADVAGALFKVFSNMGEETYLFSPYYKKTKETFKDPVDKFDFSVEIDGKKVKGFANIFKLYDNGNAILIEQDEYFERDGLYGERGVDYIDNALRFGFFNKAVLETIILLDLKPDILHLNDWQTGLLPLFIKDRGLKLKTLFTIHNLAYQGNFESDYLEKLRIDPKYFTIDGVEFYGSLSFMKTGIVFADKISTVSPTYAKEILTKEFGERLEGILSTRKKDLIGILNGIDTDIWNPETDTFIYKNFNKQTLELKEDNKIQFLNEIGLQNLEFPLFGMVSRLASQKGVDILTEALTKLLKENINVVILGTGEKPLEEKLKTLSELFPEKFKLFLTFDESLAHKIYASSDFFLMPSKYEPCGLGQMIALRYATLPIVHETGGLKDTVDNFSEITGCGNGFSFEEYSGEELEKLTMYVINLFKNKDMMMKLKRVAMDCNFSWENSAKQYLKLYEEIRNEN